Proteins co-encoded in one Pseudoalteromonas sp. MEBiC 03607 genomic window:
- a CDS encoding PGPGW domain-containing protein — protein MKKIALISLGLLSLLLGLVFIVVPGPSLIFFIAGLFCLSFYYPKARDYLTLCQKALTRSCAYIDKKLAR, from the coding sequence ATGAAGAAAATTGCATTAATCAGTTTGGGTTTACTAAGTTTACTACTGGGCTTAGTTTTTATTGTTGTACCTGGACCTTCGCTTATTTTTTTTATTGCCGGGCTTTTTTGTTTATCATTTTATTACCCTAAAGCGCGTGATTATTTAACCTTGTGTCAAAAGGCACTCACTAGGTCATGTGCTTATATTGATAAAAAACTTGCTCGCTGA
- the ppsA gene encoding phosphoenolpyruvate synthase, with the protein MQEYVLWYQELGMQDVPRVGGKNASLGEMISNLANAGVQVPGGFATTADAFNEFLEQSGLNSKIHDILDTLDVDDVNTLAKVGAEIRQWIIDTPFQPNLDQAIRDAYSQLHGDASQDVSFAVRSSATAEDMPDASFAGQQETFLNVRGIDSVMTAIKHVFASLFNDRAISYRVHQGYDHRGVALSAGIQRMVRSDKAASGVMFSIDTESGFEDVVFVTSSYGLGEMVVQGAVNPDEFYVHKPTLANGKPAVVRRNIGSKAIQMIYSADESHGKQVEIVDVDSALSNKFSITDAEVQELAKQAVIIEKHYGRPMDIEWAKDGNDGKLYIVQARPETVRSNEDANVMERFQLNGTSAVVVEGRAIGHKIGSGTVRVLNSIDEMDKVQQGDILVTDMTDPDWEPIMKRAAAIVTNRGGRTCHAAIIARELGIPAVVGCGNATDLIQAGQDVTVSCAEGDTGYIYEGILDYEVLTSRVDEMPELPMKIMMNVGNPDRAFDFARLPHAGVGLARVEFVINRMIGVHPKALLNFDAQSDELKAEISEMMAGYESPVEFYISKLVEGIATLGCAFAPERVIVRMSDFKSNEYANLVGGQQYEPEEENPMIGFRGAARYISEDFRDCFALECEAIKRVRNEMGMTNIEIMIPFVRTLEEGKRVIELLEEHGLKRGENGLKVIMMCELPSNALLADEFLEYFDGFSIGSNDLTQLTLGLDRDSGLIAHLFDERNPAIKKLLSMAIQTAKAKGKYVGICGQGPSDHEDFAAWLVEQGIDSVSLNPDTVLETWLYLAKKLAD; encoded by the coding sequence GTGCAAGAATACGTTCTCTGGTATCAAGAGCTTGGTATGCAAGATGTTCCACGTGTTGGCGGTAAAAACGCTTCACTGGGTGAAATGATCTCAAACCTAGCTAACGCTGGTGTTCAAGTGCCAGGTGGTTTCGCTACAACCGCTGATGCATTCAATGAGTTTCTAGAGCAATCTGGTTTAAACTCAAAAATCCACGATATTTTAGACACATTGGATGTGGATGATGTAAATACACTCGCTAAAGTCGGTGCCGAAATCCGCCAATGGATTATCGACACACCATTCCAACCTAACCTAGACCAAGCCATTCGCGACGCATACAGCCAATTACATGGCGACGCATCTCAAGATGTATCATTTGCAGTTCGCTCATCTGCAACAGCAGAAGACATGCCAGACGCTTCATTTGCAGGACAACAAGAAACGTTTTTAAACGTACGTGGTATTGATTCAGTTATGACTGCAATCAAACACGTGTTTGCCTCACTATTTAATGACCGCGCTATTTCTTACCGTGTTCACCAAGGTTATGATCACCGTGGTGTTGCATTATCAGCTGGTATCCAACGCATGGTTCGTTCAGATAAAGCAGCTTCAGGTGTTATGTTCAGTATTGATACTGAATCTGGCTTTGAAGATGTAGTATTTGTAACGTCAAGCTATGGTCTTGGGGAAATGGTTGTACAGGGTGCTGTAAACCCAGATGAATTCTATGTTCACAAACCAACACTTGCTAACGGTAAACCTGCTGTAGTTCGCCGTAACATTGGTTCTAAAGCAATCCAAATGATTTACTCTGCAGATGAATCACACGGCAAGCAAGTTGAAATTGTTGATGTAGATTCTGCACTATCAAACAAATTCTCAATCACAGATGCTGAAGTTCAAGAACTTGCAAAGCAAGCTGTGATCATTGAAAAACACTACGGTCGTCCAATGGACATCGAGTGGGCAAAAGATGGTAACGACGGCAAGCTTTATATTGTTCAAGCACGTCCAGAAACTGTTCGCTCAAATGAAGACGCAAACGTAATGGAACGTTTCCAACTAAACGGCACAAGTGCTGTTGTAGTTGAAGGCCGTGCTATTGGTCACAAAATTGGTTCAGGTACTGTTCGTGTACTTAATTCAATTGACGAAATGGACAAAGTACAACAAGGCGACATCCTAGTTACTGACATGACTGACCCAGATTGGGAGCCGATCATGAAACGTGCCGCTGCGATTGTAACAAACCGTGGTGGTCGTACTTGTCACGCTGCAATCATTGCTCGTGAACTTGGTATTCCTGCAGTTGTTGGTTGTGGTAATGCAACTGATTTAATTCAAGCAGGTCAGGATGTAACAGTATCGTGTGCCGAAGGTGACACAGGTTATATCTACGAAGGTATTTTAGATTACGAAGTACTTACTTCACGTGTTGATGAAATGCCCGAATTACCAATGAAAATTATGATGAACGTGGGTAACCCAGATCGTGCATTCGACTTCGCGCGTTTACCACATGCTGGTGTTGGTCTTGCTCGTGTTGAATTCGTAATCAACCGTATGATCGGTGTTCACCCTAAAGCACTTCTTAACTTTGATGCGCAATCTGATGAGCTTAAAGCTGAAATTTCAGAAATGATGGCAGGTTATGAATCGCCAGTTGAATTCTATATTTCTAAGCTTGTTGAAGGTATTGCAACACTAGGTTGTGCATTTGCACCTGAGCGTGTAATCGTTCGTATGTCTGACTTTAAGTCTAACGAATATGCAAACCTTGTTGGCGGCCAGCAATATGAGCCGGAAGAAGAAAACCCAATGATTGGTTTCCGTGGTGCAGCGCGTTATATCTCTGAAGATTTCCGTGACTGTTTCGCGTTAGAGTGTGAAGCAATTAAACGTGTTCGCAACGAAATGGGTATGACTAACATCGAAATCATGATCCCATTTGTACGTACACTTGAAGAAGGTAAACGCGTTATTGAATTACTTGAAGAGCACGGTCTTAAACGTGGCGAAAATGGCCTTAAAGTAATCATGATGTGTGAATTACCATCAAACGCTTTACTAGCAGATGAGTTCTTAGAGTATTTCGATGGTTTCTCTATCGGTTCAAACGACTTAACTCAGTTAACATTAGGTCTTGACCGTGATTCAGGTTTAATTGCACATCTATTTGATGAGCGTAACCCTGCAATCAAGAAACTATTATCAATGGCTATTCAAACAGCTAAAGCAAAAGGCAAATACGTAGGTATTTGTGGTCAGGGTCCTTCAGATCATGAAGACTTTGCAGCTTGGTTAGTTGAGCAGGGCATTGATTCTGTTTCTCTAAACCCAGATACAGTATTAGAAACTTGGTTATATCTTGCTAAAAAATTAGCCGACTAA
- a CDS encoding pyruvate, water dikinase regulatory protein — MRTAFYISDGTAITSEVFGHATLSMFPVEFNHKTIPFVETEKKANEVRNLINSTAQRDGEQPLVFFTFVNHELSEIIKSSCAVCYDFLSQYSDKIAQELNVAPVPKVHRTHSMHEKSYDFRIDAVNYALTNDDGANIKNYSEADIILVGVSRSGKTPTSLYLALQYGIKAANYPLTEDDLERGTLPECLKAYKHKLFGLTIDPVRLADIRQRRMANSKYASLKQCRIEVREVEMLYKKQKIQYLNSTHHSVEEISAKIISDTGLERRKY; from the coding sequence ATGAGAACTGCATTTTATATCTCTGATGGAACAGCTATCACCTCCGAAGTCTTTGGTCATGCGACCTTATCTATGTTTCCTGTGGAGTTTAATCACAAAACGATTCCTTTTGTTGAAACAGAAAAAAAAGCAAACGAAGTTAGGAACTTAATTAACTCAACAGCTCAACGAGATGGTGAGCAACCTTTGGTATTTTTCACTTTTGTGAACCATGAATTAAGTGAAATTATAAAATCGTCATGTGCGGTATGTTATGACTTTTTATCTCAATACAGTGATAAAATCGCTCAAGAGCTCAATGTTGCCCCTGTACCAAAAGTACATAGAACACATTCAATGCATGAGAAAAGCTATGACTTTAGAATTGATGCGGTGAACTATGCACTGACCAATGATGATGGCGCTAATATAAAAAATTATTCTGAGGCAGACATTATTCTTGTCGGCGTTAGCCGAAGTGGTAAAACACCTACTAGTTTATATCTAGCATTGCAGTACGGCATAAAAGCAGCCAACTATCCACTTACAGAAGATGATTTAGAGCGTGGCACCCTTCCTGAATGTTTAAAGGCCTACAAACATAAGCTATTTGGTTTAACAATTGATCCTGTTCGCCTTGCTGATATTCGCCAACGTCGTATGGCGAACTCTAAATATGCGTCTTTAAAACAGTGTCGTATTGAAGTTCGTGAAGTAGAAATGCTTTATAAAAAACAAAAGATTCAATATTTAAATTCAACACATCATTCTGTTGAAGAAATATCTGCAAAGATTATATCTGATACAGGTCTTGAAAGACGTAAGTACTAA
- a CDS encoding 3-deoxy-7-phosphoheptulonate synthase class II yields MQSWNPDSWRKLPILQQPEYPDQEALKSVEGQLKSAPPLVFAEETRSLYKQLEAVCEGRAFLLQGGDCAESFSDFNAANIRDTFKTLLQMAVVLTYGGKCPVVKIARMAGQYAKPRSSDYETIDGVSLPSYRGDIINNFEFTEQARIPDPQRLMTAYHHSAATLNLLRAFAQGGLADLHQVNRWNMGFVAANPLKEKYQQLADRIQDALEFMEVCGIDSTVAPSLKETDLFTSHEALLLGYEEALTRRDHLSGDWYDCSAHFVWIGERTRQLDHAHIEFFKGIKNPIGVKVGPGMDPDELIKLIDAVNPDNIPGRLTLITRMGADVLPEKLPALVRKVQQEGRKVIWSSDPMHGNTEKASSGYKTRSFNNILREISQFFAVHKAEGSYPGGVHLEMTGQHVTECTGGAYGLSDEDLAQRYRTQCDPRLNADQVLELGFLVADLLKDARK; encoded by the coding sequence ATGCAATCGTGGAACCCAGACAGCTGGAGAAAACTGCCGATACTTCAGCAGCCAGAGTACCCAGATCAAGAAGCCCTAAAATCAGTTGAGGGGCAATTAAAAAGTGCACCACCTTTAGTTTTTGCTGAAGAGACGCGTAGCTTATATAAACAACTAGAAGCTGTATGTGAGGGCAGAGCCTTCTTATTACAAGGTGGTGATTGTGCAGAGTCATTCAGTGACTTTAACGCTGCGAATATCCGCGACACCTTTAAAACACTTTTACAAATGGCCGTCGTTTTAACTTATGGTGGTAAATGCCCTGTTGTTAAAATTGCACGTATGGCAGGTCAGTATGCTAAGCCACGCTCATCAGATTACGAAACGATTGACGGTGTTTCATTGCCTTCATACCGTGGTGATATCATCAATAACTTTGAATTTACAGAGCAAGCGCGTATCCCAGATCCACAGCGCTTAATGACGGCGTACCATCACAGTGCAGCAACGTTGAATTTATTACGTGCATTTGCCCAAGGTGGATTAGCTGATTTACATCAAGTAAACCGTTGGAACATGGGTTTTGTTGCAGCAAATCCACTTAAAGAGAAATACCAACAGTTAGCAGACAGAATTCAAGATGCCCTTGAATTTATGGAAGTGTGCGGTATCGACTCAACAGTTGCACCAAGCTTAAAAGAAACAGACTTATTTACATCACACGAAGCATTATTATTAGGCTACGAAGAAGCATTAACACGTCGTGACCATCTATCAGGTGACTGGTACGATTGTTCTGCACACTTTGTTTGGATTGGTGAGCGTACACGTCAGTTAGATCACGCACATATCGAGTTCTTTAAAGGTATTAAAAACCCAATCGGTGTGAAAGTTGGCCCTGGTATGGACCCAGACGAGCTTATTAAATTAATTGATGCTGTTAACCCAGATAACATTCCTGGGCGCTTAACATTAATTACCAGAATGGGTGCTGATGTACTTCCAGAGAAACTGCCGGCACTGGTACGCAAAGTACAACAAGAAGGCCGTAAAGTAATTTGGAGCTCTGATCCAATGCACGGTAATACAGAAAAAGCGAGCTCAGGCTACAAAACACGAAGCTTTAATAACATTCTTCGTGAAATTAGCCAGTTCTTCGCAGTTCATAAAGCTGAGGGTTCATACCCAGGCGGTGTTCACCTTGAAATGACTGGCCAACACGTAACTGAATGTACCGGTGGTGCGTATGGTTTATCTGATGAAGACTTAGCACAACGTTATCGCACACAGTGCGACCCGCGTTTAAATGCTGACCAAGTATTAGAACTTGGTTTCTTAGTCGCAGATTTATTAAAAGACGCACGTAAGTAA
- a CDS encoding DNA replication terminus site-binding protein produces the protein MSTKLEIRSQFDLVNELTHLFCDELKQLDFHKASYYQLPDIDINDEKKVPSAIPVIKVEGADAQKQIINSFGDFYKKTGLSSRVLKRHPGLLVLKDVDKQNITARINQINKAKADFKNCVLAIDNNDARFEAVHNAVPNLITLAAYRKIHYETESPYSVRFTWMHKHATKTLTKKMALAMLEKSASYSNPRMIDQHSWQALVAQEQSRVASLGDKEKLRIRRPTRVSPQVNVRYTAQNRYHVSAALPFILINPEPVVKLGTLSDYQKPQSHPRKREYDFLVDRLYLEQVTD, from the coding sequence ATGAGTACTAAACTTGAAATTCGCAGTCAGTTTGATTTAGTTAATGAGTTAACCCACCTATTTTGTGATGAATTAAAACAGCTTGATTTTCATAAAGCGTCATATTATCAATTACCTGATATTGATATAAACGATGAGAAAAAAGTCCCTTCGGCAATACCTGTCATAAAAGTTGAAGGTGCTGATGCACAAAAACAAATCATTAATTCGTTTGGTGATTTTTATAAAAAGACGGGCTTAAGTAGTCGAGTACTTAAAAGGCATCCTGGCTTATTAGTGCTTAAAGATGTTGATAAACAAAATATTACCGCCAGAATCAATCAAATAAACAAAGCCAAAGCTGATTTTAAAAATTGTGTGTTGGCTATCGATAATAACGATGCACGCTTTGAAGCTGTTCATAATGCTGTGCCAAACTTAATTACTTTAGCTGCCTATCGTAAAATTCACTATGAAACAGAGTCACCCTACTCTGTTCGTTTTACTTGGATGCACAAACATGCAACTAAAACACTAACGAAAAAAATGGCACTCGCTATGTTAGAAAAGTCTGCAAGTTATTCAAATCCAAGAATGATCGATCAACATTCTTGGCAAGCACTTGTTGCACAAGAACAAAGTCGTGTTGCAAGTTTAGGTGATAAAGAGAAATTACGAATTCGTAGACCAACAAGGGTAAGCCCACAAGTTAATGTGAGATACACTGCTCAGAACAGATATCATGTTAGCGCTGCTTTACCATTTATATTGATAAACCCTGAACCAGTTGTAAAACTTGGTACGTTATCTGATTATCAAAAACCACAAAGCCATCCTCGTAAAAGAGAATATGATTTCTTAGTTGATAGACTTTACTTAGAACAAGTAACAGATTGA
- a CDS encoding AAA family ATPase — protein sequence MSINNNALATYRLLKATAEVAEKSLEGRIQHYRAHLKSEEKELRTYTQKAAADLLGCNNRTLKRRHDNGDFDELNIKRGANGHYAYTLVNIFAMADIMDIKPDHRTLDDKLQVIVINSLKGGCGKTTSMVNIAAALATTNIKRYRIGIIDLDPQGSSSSFFPPSEPDPITVGDLMRDCIELEDNETWDELVTSAFLPTHIPNIRILPSGMDDFYFEHETATLLKDSSSYDKTRHYHKLLEKVIEPVKDQFDIILIDTAPSLNFMFYNALMASTSMLIPVHPEAVDFDANNKYLKRLGEIYHTVAALGHEGWDFMQFLVTNYVKGNHSQRDIVKDVRSAFGRQVMSYPINHSSAITASSSSFNTIFDQKTSDSLASRESLLRAQENIKDVVDELEMLIRSNWQSTQSTLNTAK from the coding sequence ATGTCTATCAATAATAATGCGCTAGCCACTTATAGGTTACTAAAAGCGACAGCAGAAGTTGCTGAAAAATCGCTAGAAGGACGTATTCAACATTACCGTGCCCATCTTAAGTCTGAAGAAAAAGAACTTCGCACTTACACTCAAAAAGCCGCTGCTGATCTACTAGGTTGTAATAATCGCACCCTTAAAAGACGCCATGACAATGGTGACTTTGATGAATTAAATATCAAACGTGGCGCAAATGGTCACTATGCTTATACGTTAGTCAATATTTTTGCTATGGCAGATATCATGGATATCAAGCCAGATCACCGAACTCTAGATGATAAATTACAAGTTATTGTTATTAATTCACTAAAAGGTGGATGTGGTAAAACAACTAGTATGGTTAATATAGCCGCAGCTCTGGCTACCACCAATATTAAACGTTATCGCATTGGTATCATTGACCTTGACCCACAAGGTTCATCTTCAAGCTTTTTCCCACCAAGTGAACCTGATCCAATCACTGTAGGTGACTTAATGCGTGATTGTATTGAACTTGAAGATAATGAAACCTGGGATGAATTAGTTACAAGCGCATTTCTACCTACTCATATTCCTAATATCCGTATCTTACCTTCAGGTATGGATGACTTTTATTTTGAGCATGAAACAGCCACTTTACTAAAAGACAGCTCAAGCTACGATAAAACACGTCATTACCACAAGTTATTAGAGAAAGTTATTGAGCCAGTAAAAGATCAATTTGATATCATTCTAATTGACACCGCTCCTTCTCTTAACTTTATGTTTTATAATGCATTAATGGCTTCTACATCAATGCTTATTCCTGTTCATCCAGAAGCAGTAGACTTTGATGCCAACAATAAATATTTAAAACGATTAGGTGAGATATACCATACAGTTGCAGCCCTTGGTCACGAGGGATGGGATTTTATGCAGTTCTTAGTTACTAACTATGTGAAAGGCAATCACTCACAGCGTGATATCGTAAAAGATGTACGTAGTGCCTTCGGTCGTCAAGTAATGAGTTACCCTATAAATCATAGTTCTGCTATAACAGCCAGCTCATCATCATTTAATACCATTTTTGATCAAAAGACTTCTGACAGCTTAGCAAGTCGCGAGTCACTATTACGTGCTCAAGAAAATATCAAAGATGTGGTTGATGAACTTGAAATGTTGATCAGATCTAACTGGCAATCAACTCAATCAACACTAAATACAGCTAAGTAA
- a CDS encoding transcriptional regulator, whose protein sequence is MAKKRKNDTSLDPFSTSIESSSLDALLEKASAGDVISMPAPSDPTRQITLVCKVIPSSEIEAKTKVYGKNRRVQSLLNEKSVADILPAIAEDGRNQHPALCWDKGDEMLVLAGSRRRKACILSNSDYLVLSSADFTDQDAKILAVSSDQYIAPSLWELGQAYQQTRDELIAEGKKGSYREIAAIEGVSHTAIADAIKAYENLPATVLSLYPTANHVGREVAKKLIAAKERDEQAFTQLVDEISSDAELVAISSDDKRALAITKRLTAEPVSASRREAILDSEFVVVQRNIKSGDLSVKIDNKVMTDKRLEQLTKLLNSFN, encoded by the coding sequence ATGGCTAAAAAACGTAAAAATGATACCAGCTTAGATCCTTTTTCAACCTCTATTGAAAGTAGCAGTTTAGATGCATTGCTTGAAAAAGCATCTGCCGGTGATGTTATCAGTATGCCTGCTCCTAGTGATCCTACCCGTCAAATTACGTTGGTATGTAAAGTGATCCCTAGCTCTGAAATTGAAGCTAAAACAAAGGTATATGGTAAAAACCGCCGAGTACAATCACTTCTAAACGAAAAGTCAGTTGCCGATATTCTACCTGCAATTGCTGAAGACGGTCGTAACCAGCACCCTGCCCTATGTTGGGATAAAGGTGACGAAATGCTTGTATTAGCAGGCTCACGTCGTCGTAAAGCCTGTATTTTAAGTAATTCTGATTACTTAGTATTAAGCTCTGCAGACTTTACAGATCAAGATGCAAAAATTCTTGCCGTTTCTTCAGATCAATACATTGCCCCGAGTTTATGGGAGCTTGGTCAAGCATATCAACAGACCCGTGATGAGCTTATTGCTGAAGGTAAAAAAGGCTCTTATCGTGAAATTGCTGCTATTGAAGGCGTATCTCACACTGCAATTGCTGATGCAATCAAAGCTTATGAGAATCTTCCAGCAACGGTTTTAAGCCTTTACCCTACTGCAAATCACGTAGGTCGTGAGGTCGCTAAAAAGCTCATAGCAGCTAAAGAGCGAGACGAGCAAGCGTTTACTCAGCTTGTTGACGAAATCAGTTCTGATGCTGAGCTTGTGGCTATTAGCAGTGATGACAAACGCGCTTTAGCTATCACTAAACGTTTAACGGCAGAGCCAGTATCGGCCAGTCGCCGTGAAGCAATACTTGATAGTGAATTTGTTGTTGTACAGCGCAACATTAAAAGTGGTGATCTATCTGTGAAAATAGATAATAAAGTTATGACTGACAAACGCTTAGAGCAATTAACAAAGCTATTAAATAGCTTTAATTAG